Proteins from a single region of Pongo abelii isolate AG06213 chromosome 17, NHGRI_mPonAbe1-v2.0_pri, whole genome shotgun sequence:
- the LOC100940308 gene encoding LOW QUALITY PROTEIN: Gilles de la Tourette syndrome chromosomal region candidate gene 1 protein (The sequence of the model RefSeq protein was modified relative to this genomic sequence to represent the inferred CDS: inserted 1 base in 1 codon; substituted 1 base at 1 genomic stop codon) has translation MQSDIYHPGHSFPSWVLCWEHSCGHEGHLLREATEIRKTHQNGDLQIRGGRGRRENTEIFQVASVTGGEELPPAICMXVFXFLWFIAPIYACVCRIFKIQVRNTVKNSSTASLAPSVSTNEERQIRIERHHYRPYGQ, from the exons ATGCAAAGTGACATATACCATCCTGGCCACAGCTTCCCAAGTTGGGTCCTTTGCTGGGAACACTCATGTGGCCATGAGGGACATCTTCTCAGAGAGGCTACAGAG ATCAGAAAAACTCATCAAAATGGAGACCTGCAaataagaggaggaagagggaggagagagaacacagaaatCTTCCAAGTGGCTTCAGTGACAGGAGGGGAGGAGTTACCACCTGCCATTTGCATGTAAGTGT TGTTCCTCTGGTTTATTGCTCCtatttatgcatgtgtgtgcag gATCTTCAAAATCCAGGTAAGAAACACAGTGAAGAACTCATCTACTGCAAGCTTGGCCCCATCCGTCAGTACCAATGAAGAGAGACAAATCAGGATAGAAAGACATCACTACCGTCCCTATGGTCAGTGA